The genome window actGAAAGTCACACTGCTGATTGGTCTGTTTGAGTTCCACAGTGACTGATCAACGGCTGTGATTGGCTTGTTCTCTAGGCACCTTCATCACCGAGTGGACGGACGGGGGGAAGATGTGCGAGGTCTTCCTGAAAGAGGAGGAGTCTTACAGGGCCGTAGCTGATAGGCTGGTTCAGATAGTCCACTGTTACGGCTTCGATGGTTGGCTGATCAACATCGAGAACCCTCTCGGTGTGAGTTTTCTAACTTTTAACAGTTTGTTATTCTATACTAAACTCTTGTCTATTGCTGTGCTATAGAGACGTTTGTTTTCATTATGTTGTGGGTGCGTTGAAAAATGGCACTATATTCCCCCTCTATTCCCTATGACTAGTGCACTATATTCCCCCTCTATTCCCTataactagtgcactatattccCCCTCTATTCCctaactagtgcactatattccCCCTCTATTCCctaactagtgcactatattccCCCCTCTATTCCctaactagtgcactatattccccctctattccctataagtagtgcactatattcccCCTCTATTCctaactagtgcactatattccCCCTCTATTCCctaactagtgcactatattccCCTTCTATTCCCTataactagtgcactatattccCCCTCTATTCCctaactagtgcactatattccccctctattccctataactagtgcactatattccCCCTCTATTCCctaactagtgcactatattccCCCTCTATTCCctaactagtgcactatattccCCCTCTATTCCCTATAACTAGTACACTATATTCCCCTCTATTCCctaactagtgcactatattccCCCTCTATTCCctaactagtgcactatattccccctctattccctataagtagtgcactatattcccCCTCTATTCCCTATAAGTAGTGCTCTATATTCCCCCTCTATTCCctaactagtgcactatattccccctctattccctataagtagtgctctatattccccctctattccctataactagtgcactatattccCCCTCTATTCCctaactagtgcactatattccCCCTCTATTCCCTATAACTAGTGCTCTATATTCCCCCTCTATTCCCTataactagtgcactatattccCCCTCTATTCCCTATAAGTAGTGCTCTATATTCCCCCTCTATTCCctaactagtgcactatattccCCCTCTATTCCCTAACTAATGCACTATATTCCCCCTCTATTCCCTATAAGTAGTGCTCTATATTCCCCCTCTATTCCCTataactagtgcactatattcccactctattccctataagtagtgccctatattcccactctattccctataagtagtgccctatatagtgaATTCGGTGCCATTGGGGACACAGCCAGTCTTTACACCTCTTCACCTGTAGACACTAGTTTACTTCTGAAAGGAGTGTACAGGTTAAAGCAACATGGTAGAAACAGCAATAATTAGCTCATGAGTTGTCTGCACGCTGTGCTGAACCCAGAACGTCAACAATGAAAAGTCCTTCAGGCCTATAGTCTCCCTGTTATCTATTACTGTGCTATGAACACATTGGCCTGACACATACAATATGACAACAGTGCAGCCTtaatgggtcctggtctaaagtagtggactaGAGGACAGAGGGGGCCATTTGGGAAACTCGTTGATGATTGATAACATGTATGTATTCTGCCCTCCGTCTCCTCCCGTGTAATTAGGAGACTGCTGTGAAGAACACTCCTCTGTTTCTACGTTATCTGACTGACCAGATGCATGAGAGAGTCCCTGGTAGTATGGTGTTGTGGTATGACTCTGTCCTGGAGAACGGACAGCTCAAATGGCAGAATGAACTCAACCCATCCAACAGGTAGgtggacaggggagaggaggtgagggaggggggacaggaaaggagaggggggagggagggagtggaaaaTGTGGATAGGGAAGATAAGGAGATattttacacctctctctctactccccccttcacctctctctctctctccactccccccttcacctctctctctctccactcccccttcacctctctctctctccactccccccttcacctctctctctccactccccccttcacctctctctccactccactccccccttcacctctctctctctccacccccccttcacctctctctctccctctctctctctctcttcacctctctctctctctctccactccccccttcacctctctctctccactcccccttcacctctctctctctctctccactccacccTTCACTCAGAGTGTTTTTCTCAGCGTGTGATGGTATCTTCACCAACTATAACTGGACAGAGCAGAGCCTGGAGAGAATGAAGGCCTACTCAGCTGCTCAGGGCCGGCTGGCGGACATCTTTGTTGGGGTGGACGTGTTCGCCAGGGGAGAGGTGGTGGGAGGGAAGCTGGAGACTAATAAGGTTAGAACTGGGAGGGGGAGGGTTGGGAGATGGTGGGAggagggtagggtgtgtgtgtgtcagtgcttaGTCACAGGTACACGTGTGTGTCTTCTTAAAGAAGTGGAGTTTattatggtggtgtgtgtgtgtgtgatcataaAAAAGTGGTGTGTGCTCGTAACAATATATAaacatcagtctctctctgtcttccccttcaGGCTCTGGAGATGATTCGTAAACATGACTTCTCTACGGCCATCTTTGCTCCAGGCTGGGTGTACGAGTCCATCCCAGACAAGACTGACttcaggaaggaacaggacaggTGAGATGAACTTCTACTGTGTAATGTAGTGCCGTGGTTGTTTTGGGGATTTTGTCTGATGTAGTGGGATGTTGTATCGAACGCCACACCGTAAGTGCCTCTGGGAAATATGAAGTTATGCTGTCTATCTAAGGACTGTAGATGAGTATGAGGCATGTAGCTAACATCTGGTGCTAACATCTGGTGCTAACATCTGGTGCTAACATCTGGTGCTAACATCTGGTGCTAACATCTGGTGCCATGTTTGTTATACATGGTCCCTGGACCGTGTTGAATAAACTAATAAAATAGAAGATATAGTCTATCTTATAAAAGCGCTCACTCATACAGAACGTAGCATTAGCCACAGTCGAAGTGACCCTCCTATGTCATATCCTACAATGTCACATCCTGTTTCCTGTGTGCAGGTTCTGGTCTCTCCTGTCTGACTTCCTGTATGTCCACCGGCCCTCGTCGCCCCTCCCTTTCGTCTCCTCCTTCTGCCAGGGTGCTGGGACCAGCCTCTACTGGAGGGGAcaggtgagtgagtgagacagagagagaacagcctcTCTAAACAGACAGCAGCACCTCTTATCaaatcctcctctccccttccaccTGATCTACATCCCTAGTTCCCAGAATGTTTTCAACACTGAACCATCTTAAGCCTATACAACTATCATGTTACCCTCCAAAATAGTCTCTTAGGCCATGGCCCAGTAGCATTACCATGACCCACCAGGGGGTCACAAGTCTACCCACCATTTGGGTAACAACTGGGGCAGGCACAATTACCGTGTAActgacggttatggatgaagaccgtcatgaaaataaaataactgtcATAACCGTTGAAGAAGCAGGACTGAAGATGGGACGACCGGGCATTCGTGCGATTTGAGTCCGTTTCTACAAAAACATGGACTCTTTAATAAACAACATGATGAAACTTTGTTGCCCCTTGCTGAAATCTGCAAGGTGTTGTTGTGAGCAATGAACAGAAATGGTCTTGGAACCTCTGACTTTGGCAATTTGACGGGTAAACTCATTGGTACACAACATTTCATGACTATTCATGAGTGTCGACGTAGAACCCGTCGGGTGATTGGTTGAGCCTTATTGGAGTGCGTGATGTCACACAGGTGCTCTACACAGCCGTCTGGTTGGCTAGCTCGCGCCACAGGTATGAGCAGTTAGCACTGACCGAACGACTCGTCAAACCCAGCTTCAGCTAATTAATTACAGTCTCACCAGCTAGCTACCAACCTATTTTAATTTCACTGTCCGATCATTCAACAAAAAAATGAGTCCAATAATTGTTATTTTTACCTTTCCACAAACGGTCTATAAATATGAGCAAGTTAACCCAAATGTATCAAAGGATAGGTCATGCGTGCACAATTAGTTAGTGGCTACTGCCTGGTCAgtgatctagctagctacattgaaaTAATTAGCTATCCTAAATGCGCTGGTCAGTGGATAAACTAAGTTGAAAATATTTGTCTGAAAATAACCTAGTCGCCATTTATTGTTGCTCGTGGTGGGATCATTTCTAAGTAGCCTGTGTGCCCATGAGCTCCCAAGTCTAAAGAGTTGTGTATTTTGGCATCCacgattagctagctaactagttggATTCTGCATGTCCAGTGTGAGCCAGAATGCTAGCTACATTTCAGCCAGTAGCTATCCTTCTAAATGCGGTGGTCGCTGGATAAACTAGCTATGAGAACATATTTGGCTGAAAACAAACAAGTAGCCAGTTGAATCATATCTAACCCGCTGGCTCCTGGCTGAAACATATGTCCCCATGAGCTCCCGAGCCTAGTTAACGTCGCAAATTAGcatttcgctagctagctaagctgTTTTATACGAAAACAGCTGATATGAATCAAACActgaagctagctagcaagcccTCCTCTGCGACAATGTTATTGGAGAGCAGGAATGTCATATTTGTATTTTAAATGTATGTGAACTGCCATTGAAGTTGGTGGTTACTACTGGTTTCAGATCTGAGGCAAGAGAAATTGTCCGCCATGTTTCGGTAAGGGCTCATAGTGATGTCACGCACTCAAGAAGGCTCAACCAATCACCTGACGGTCGATAATATTCATAAAATTGCCTCCACCATGGCTGCCTGGGTATTGTGATGCAGTACTTTCCATGATAATGCAATGTAATGTATTTGTCAGTTGAGTTgtatcaacaaatcacagcacatattcATGGGtatacttcctgctttgctcctatgggtacaCTCTCAATGGCTGCCAATctacccattatgccatcattgacttgaatggggacgcctgttctattcattttatttctatggcagcacatgcagttaggagaggaggaagggagaaaaTGTGTTCAGCGGTTATTACGGAGACTGCGGTCATTTGGCTGCCCAATTATCGGCATCCAAAATGCCATGACTGTCACACTACTAGTAACAACCAGGATCTGGGGCTTCTTTGGAATGCATTGTACTGCAATATGTATCACTGAATGGGTTTCTGTCCTATTTGTGTCCTGTAGTTACCCTCTGATctgtcctgtgtgtctgtctgctggGTTGTGTAGCGTGAGGTGGATCGTAGCTGGTTCAACCTGGATGCCCAGGAGCTGCAACCCCTATACTACAAAGAGACCCTTGAGGGGGAGGGCTGGCTGAGGACCCAGGGCTGCCCTGAAGATGCCTGGAGCGGGGGCAGCTCTCTGCTCGTAGAGGGCGTCCTACCCTCCATGCTGTCTAAAGTCTGCGCCAGGTAGGGCAGTGTGTAGGGCAGTGTGTAGGGGAGTGTGTAGGGGAGTGTGTAGGGGAGTGTGTAGGGGAGTGTGTAGGGGAGTGTGTGTTAATGAGAGCTAGTAGATTCCTCTTACAGCTTTAAGGATTCAAATGCTAtggcccctctctcttcccctctcccccttcctctcgtTTCCTCGCttccccctcgctccctctcttcccctcgctccctctcttcccctcactccctctctcccctccctccctccctccctccctctcttcccctcgctccctctcttccccctcgctccctctcttcccctcgctccctctcttcccctcgctccctctcttccccctcgctccctctcttccccctcgctccctctcttccccctcgctccctctcttcccctcgctccctctcttcccctcgctccctccctccctccctccctctcttttcccatctcctctctcccctcccaggaTCTTTTCTCTCCAGGTGCCTCTATCCTCCAGGGTCTTTGTGTCTCTGATCTATAAGCCGTCTCCTGGGGTCACTGTCTCTCTGGAGTTAAAGACTGCTGATGCTACACTCTGCACACACAGAGgtgttcaggatatacctagtgagtcatatcacacacagttcaggatatacctagtgagtcatatcacacacagttcaggatatacctagtgagtcatatcacacacagttcaggatatacctagtgagtcatatctcacacagttcaggatatacctagtgagtcatatcacacacagttcaggatatacctagtgagtcatatcacacacagttcaggatatacctagtgagtcatatcacacacagttcaggatatacctagtgagtcatatcacacagttcaggatatacctagtgagtcatatcacacacagttcaggatatacctagtgagtcatatcacacacagttcaggatatacccagtgagtcatatcacacagttcaggatatacctagtgagtcatatcacacacagttcaggatatacctagtgagtcaatgatatcacacacagttcaggatatacctagtgagtcatatcacacacagttcaggatatacccaGTGAGTCATATctcacacagttcaggatatacccaGTGAGTCATATctcacacagttcaggatatacctagtgagtcatatcacacacagttcaggatatacctagtgagtcatatcacacacagttcaggatataccttgTGAGTCATATctcacacagttcaggatataccttgtgagtcatatcacacacagttcaggatataccttgTGAGTCAGTCATATctcacacagttcaggatatacctagtgagtcatatcacacagttcaggatataccttgTGAGtcagtcatatcacacacagttcaggatatacctagtgagtcatatcacacacagttcaggatataccttgtgagtcatatcacacagttcaggatataccttgTGAGtcagtcatatcacacacagttcaggatatacctagtgagtcatatctcaCACAGTTCAAGATATACccagtgagtcatatcacacacagttcaggatatacctagtgagtcatatcacacagttcaggatatacctagtgagtcatatcacacacagttcaggatatacctagtgagtcatatcacacacagttcaggatatacccagtgagtcatatcacacacagttcaggatatacctagtgagtcatatcacgcacagttcaggatatacctagtgagtcatatcacacacagttcaggatatacctagtgagtcatatcacacacagttcaggatatacctagtgagtcatatcacacacagttcaggatatacctagtgagtcatatcacacacagttcaggatatacccagtgagtcatatcacacacagttcaggatatacctagtgagtcatatcacacacagttcaggatatacctagtgagtcagtcatatcacacacaggagTTGTATTattattgattgtgtgtgtgtgtgtgtgtgtgtgtgtgtgtgtgtgtgtgtgtgtgtgtgtgtgtgtgtgtgtgagtagccAGCAGTGTTGAGCCTGCTGCTTTAACAGAGGACCACCAGTTGGTGAGACAGTTCTCTCAGAGCTGTGGACAGTGGAACCCAGACGGATGGACTGTCAGGTAAgaagacctctgtgtgtgtgtggtcaaaaGAGTGTGTGTTCCCAATTGAAGCTGCAGGGCTGTGCtctcagggatgtgtgtgtgtgtgatataggcTAGTAATACTGTTTgtaataacgtgtgtgtgtgtgatataggcTAGTAATACTGTTTGTAATAACGTGTGTGTGATATAGGCTAGTAATACTGTTTTgtaataacgtgtgtgtgtgtgtgtgtgatataggcTAGTAATACTGTttgtaataatgtgtgtgtgtgtgatataggcTAGTAATACTGTttgtaataatgtgtgtgtgatataggCTAGTAATACTGTttgtaataatgtgtgtgtgtgatataggcTAGTAATACTGTTtttaataatgtgtgtgtgatataggCTAGTAATACTGTttgtaataatgtgtgtgtgatataggCTAGTAATACTGTTTGTAATAACGTGTGTGTGATATAGGCTAGTAATACTGTttgtaataatgtgtgtgtgtgatataggcTAGTAATACTGTTTgtaataacgtgtgtgtgtgatataggcTAGTAATACTGTTTgtaataacgtgtgtgtgtgatataggcTAGTAATACTGTttgtaataatgtgtgtgtgatataggCTAGTAATACTGTTTGTAATAACGTGTGTGTGATATAGGCTAGTAATACTGTTTgtaataacgtgtgtgtgtgtgatataggcTAGTAATACTGTTTGTaataacatgtgtgtgtgtgtgtgtgtgccaggtgtTCCCAGTTGGAGCTGCAGGGCTGTACtctgagggatgtgtgtgtgagcgtgcagcGTGATGGAGGAGATA of Salmo trutta chromosome 1, fSalTru1.1, whole genome shotgun sequence contains these proteins:
- the engase gene encoding cytosolic endo-beta-N-acetylglucosaminidase, coding for MDGALTAEHKEDGSLRRRKTEDEGEDQIGSKLSKTESTGLESCLDESVELRSVHEVIRYGASSLPAKHYDPDTTEPISSGLQSLEELLSWKRSEANPFNVATVPLANREPSLASTPHRTLVSHDMMGGYLDDRFLQGAESEAPYVFYHWQYIDVFNYFSHNMVTIPPAVWTNAAHRHGVIVLGTFITEWTDGGKMCEVFLKEEESYRAVADRLVQIVHCYGFDGWLINIENPLGETAVKNTPLFLRYLTDQMHERVPGSMVLWYDSVLENGQLKWQNELNPSNRVFFSACDGIFTNYNWTEQSLERMKAYSAAQGRLADIFVGVDVFARGEVVGGKLETNKALEMIRKHDFSTAIFAPGWVYESIPDKTDFRKEQDRFWSLLSDFLYVHRPSSPLPFVSSFCQGAGTSLYWRGQREVDRSWFNLDAQELQPLYYKETLEGEGWLRTQGCPEDAWSGGSSLLVEGVLPSMLSKVCARIFSLQVPLSSRVFVSLIYKPSPGVTVSLELKTADATLCTHRGVQDIPTSSVEPAALTEDHQLVRQFSQSCGQWNPDGWTVRCSQLELQGCTLRDVCVSVQRDGGDKDTPFKCRVGEIMILDAESLSVPPLPVQSVCIYDVVWLRGANKLHLNATLRWRYPAQLVRHFLVYWRRLRGPDPRIPSGKLALIGRAYCPLFRVTELTVPEPPGLLELVVEPVSREGFRVPESQWGRRSLSYTEERTDQS